In Citrus sinensis cultivar Valencia sweet orange chromosome 4, DVS_A1.0, whole genome shotgun sequence, one DNA window encodes the following:
- the LOC102612585 gene encoding superoxide dismutase [Fe], chloroplastic-like isoform X3, whose product MASAAAAASSAPTIWLTGQGLGGRSTRLPFHWRNKKMEQRKTGGRISAKFDLKPPPYPLNALEPHMSKDTLEFHWGKHHRAYVDNLNKQIVGTELGDGKSLEDVVIASYNKGDLLPAFNNAAQAWNHDFFWESMKPGGGGKPSGELLGLIERDFGSFEKFLEEFKAAAATQFGSGWAWLVYKANNRADVANAVNPLPSEKDKSLLVVKTPNAVNPLVWDYSPLLTIDVWEHAYYLDFQNRRPDYISVFMDKLVSWESVSKRLESAKAPAT is encoded by the exons ATGGCATCGGCGGCAGCAGCAGCTTCATCTGCTCCAACAATTTGGTTGACTGGCCAAG GACTTGGTGGAAGGAGTACGCGATTGCCTTTTCATTGGAGAAACAAAAAG ATGGAGCAGAGAAAGACTGGTGGCCGAATTTCTGCGAAATTTGATTTGAAGCCTCCACCTTATCCACTG AATGCTCTGGAGCCACATATGAGCAAGGACACCCTGGAATTCCACTGGGGAAAGCACCACAGAGCTTATGTGGATAACCTCAACAAGCAAATTGTTGGAACTGAGCTTGGTGATGGAAAGTCATTGGAAGATGTCGTTATTGCTTCTTACAACAAGGGTGACTTGCTTCCAGCTTTCAATAATGCTGCACAg GCGTGGAACCATGACTTCTTCTGGGAATCCATGAAACCGGGTGGTGGCGGAAAGCCGTCTGGTGAACTTCTAGGACTGATTGAAAGGgattttggttcttttgaaaaatttcttgAGGAATTCAAGGCGGCTGCAGCCACTCAGTTTGGTTCTGGTTGGGCCTGGCTTGTAT acAAAGCCAATAATAGAGCTGATGTGGCTAATGCGGTGAATCCTCTTCCATCGGAGAAGGACAAGAGCCTTTTAGTGGTGAAGACTCCCAATGCTGTCAATCCTCTTGTCTGGGATTACTCG CCGCTCCTTACTATTGATGTATGGGAG CATGCTTATTACCTCGACTTTCAg AATCGACGACCTGATTACATATCAGTTTTCATGGATAAGCTTGTATCATGGGAATCAGTAAGTAAAAGACTGGAATCAGCCAAAGCTCCAGCTACCTAG
- the LOC102612285 gene encoding probable pterin-4-alpha-carbinolamine dehydratase, chloroplastic has translation MVSPTRNDFRFVWPLNRPAAISETTNKPGSVPRLVPSYNHQISPDKQDRTLLVLILALAPTQHNLCILTAMAAATTTQLTFFPLVLRPSDPRRHHSCKFLSLPTQSSSRLALRVTTTTALGSDMLGDFGARDPFPAELESGFGEKVLGNVDTEHKILIPKLSALSLAEQDCSPASPFQTPMSADDAKKLLKKVVGWRLLEEGGLKLQCLWKLRDFKCGVELINRIYKVTEAAGHFPNLHLEQPNQVRAELWTSSIGGLSMNDFIVAAKLDQIRTSDLAPRKRIWA, from the exons ATGGTCAGCCCCACCAGGAATGATTTCAGATTTGTGTGGCCATTAAACCGGCCAGCAGCTATCTCCGAAACAACAAATAAACCCGGTTCAGTACCAAGACTCGTACCAAGTTACAACCACCAGATAAGCCCAGACAAGCAAGACAGGACACTTCTTGTTCTCATCTTAGCTCTCGCTCCCACACAACACAACCTCTGTATTCTCACTGCCATGGCcgccgccaccaccactcagCTCACCTTCTTTCCCCTTGTCCTCCGTCCCTCTGATCCACGTCGCCACCACTCCTGCAAGTTTCTCTCCCTTCCAACTCAGAGCAGTAGTAGACTTGCCCTGAGAGTAACAACGACTACGGCTCTGGGCAGTGATATGTTGGGAGATTTTGGAGCCAGAGACCCGTTTCCGGCAGAACTAGAAAGTGGGTTTGGTGAGAAAGTGTTGGGAAATGTTGACACTGAACACAAAATACTCATTCCAAAATTGTCAGCTCTGTCACTTGCTGAGCAAGACTGCTCTCCTGCCTCTCCTTTCCAGACTCCTATGTCTGCCGATGATGCTAAGAAGTTGCTCAAGAAG GTTGTTGGCTGGAGACTTTTGGAAGAAGGTGGACTTAAACTACAGTGCTTGTGGAAATTAAGAGATTTTAAATGTGGGGTTGAACTCATCAATAGGATATACAAGGTGACAGAAGCTGCTGGACATTTTCCAAATCTCCACTTGGAGCAGCCCAATCAAGTTAGAGCTGAACTATGGACTTCTTCCATCG GAGGCTTGAGCATGAATGATTTCATTGTAGCAGCAAAATTAGATCAGATAAGAACATCAGATCTTGCTCccagaaaaagaatttgggCATAG
- the LOC102612585 gene encoding superoxide dismutase [Fe], chloroplastic-like isoform X2 has product MAAAAAPTSWLTGQGLGGRSPGFQFPWRSKELQRKYTGKAVYGQISAKFELKPPPYPPNALEPHMSKDTLEYHWGKHHRAYVENLNKQIVGTELDGMSLEDVIIVSYNKGDMLPPFNNAAQAWNHEFFWESMKPGGGGKPSGELLELIERDFGSFDRFLEEFKSAAATQFGSGWAWLAYKANRLNVDNAVNPFPSEKDKKLVVVKSPNAVNPLVWDYSPLLTIDVWEHAYFLDFENRRPNYISVFMDKLVSWEVVSKRLEIAKARATKREMEEERRKKEEEEENSEDEAVEVYVDGDESESE; this is encoded by the exons ATGGCTGCAGCAGCTGCTCCTACTAGTTGGTTGACGGGCCAAG GACTTGGTGGAAGGAGTCCAGGCTTCCAATTTCCATGGAGAAGTAAAGAG TTGCAGAGAAAATATACGGGAAAGGCTGTTTATGGCCAAATTTCTGCTAAATTTGAGCTGAAGCCTCCACCTTATCCACCG AATGCTTTGGAGCCACATATGAGCAAGGACACCCTGGAGTATCACTGGGGAAAGCACCACAGAGCTTATGTAGAGAACCTGAACAAGCAGATTGTTGGAACTGAGCTAGATGGAATGTCATTGGAAGACGTTATCATTGTTTCATATAACAAGGGCGACATGCTTCCTCCTTTCAACAATGCTGCACAG GCATGGAACCACGAGTTCTTTTGGGAATCCATGAAACCAGGTGGTGGTGGAAAGCCATCTGGTGAACTTCTAGAACTGATTGAAAGGgattttggttcttttgatAGATTTCTCGAGGAATTCAAGTCGGCTGCAGCCACCCAGTTTGGTTCTGGTTGGGCTTGGCTGGCAT ACAAAGCCAATAGACTTAATGTGGATAATGCCGTGAATCCTTTTCCATCAGAGAAGGACAAGAAGCTTGTAGTGGTGAAGAGTCCCAATGCTGTCAATCCACTTGTCTGGGATTATTCA CCACTCCTTACTATTGATGTTTGGGAG CATGCTTATTTCCTTGATTTCGAG AATCGACGACCTAATTACATATCAGTTTTTATGGACAAGCTTGTGTCATGGGAAGTAGTAAGTAAAAGACTTGAAATTGCAAAGGCTCGAGCTACAAAGAGAGAAATGGAAGAAGAAAGGAGGAAaaaggaagaggaagaagaaaattctGAAGACGAAGCTGTTGAGGTGTATGTAGATGGTGATGAGTCAGAATCCGAGTGA
- the LOC102612585 gene encoding superoxide dismutase [Fe], chloroplastic-like isoform X4 — MAAAAAPTSWLTGQGLGGRSPGFQFPWRSKEKLQRKYTGKAVYGQISAKFELKPPPYPPNALEPHMSKDTLEFHWGKHHRAYVDNLNKQIVGTELGDGKSLEDVVIASYNKGDLLPAFNNAAQAWNHDFFWESMKPGGGGKPSGELLGLIERDFGSFEKFLEEFKAAAATQFGSGWAWLVYKANNRADVANAVNPLPSEKDKSLLVVKTPNAVNPLVWDYSPLLTIDVWEHAYYLDFQNRRPDYISVFMDKLVSWESVSKRLESAKAPAT; from the exons ATGGCTGCAGCAGCTGCTCCTACTAGTTGGTTGACGGGCCAAG GACTTGGTGGAAGGAGTCCAGGCTTCCAATTTCCATGGAGAAGTAAAGAG AAGTTGCAGAGAAAATATACGGGAAAGGCTGTTTATGGCCAAATTTCTGCTAAATTTGAGCTGAAGCCTCCACCTTATCCACCG AATGCTCTGGAGCCACATATGAGCAAGGACACCCTGGAATTCCACTGGGGAAAGCACCACAGAGCTTATGTGGATAACCTCAACAAGCAAATTGTTGGAACTGAGCTTGGTGATGGAAAGTCATTGGAAGATGTCGTTATTGCTTCTTACAACAAGGGTGACTTGCTTCCAGCTTTCAATAATGCTGCACAg GCGTGGAACCATGACTTCTTCTGGGAATCCATGAAACCGGGTGGTGGCGGAAAGCCGTCTGGTGAACTTCTAGGACTGATTGAAAGGgattttggttcttttgaaaaatttcttgAGGAATTCAAGGCGGCTGCAGCCACTCAGTTTGGTTCTGGTTGGGCCTGGCTTGTAT acAAAGCCAATAATAGAGCTGATGTGGCTAATGCGGTGAATCCTCTTCCATCGGAGAAGGACAAGAGCCTTTTAGTGGTGAAGACTCCCAATGCTGTCAATCCTCTTGTCTGGGATTACTCG CCGCTCCTTACTATTGATGTATGGGAG CATGCTTATTACCTCGACTTTCAg AATCGACGACCTGATTACATATCAGTTTTCATGGATAAGCTTGTATCATGGGAATCAGTAAGTAAAAGACTGGAATCAGCCAAAGCTCCAGCTACCTAG
- the LOC102612585 gene encoding superoxide dismutase [Fe], chloroplastic-like isoform X1 translates to MAAAAAPTSWLTGQGLGGRSPGFQFPWRSKEKLQRKYTGKAVYGQISAKFELKPPPYPPNALEPHMSKDTLEYHWGKHHRAYVENLNKQIVGTELDGMSLEDVIIVSYNKGDMLPPFNNAAQAWNHEFFWESMKPGGGGKPSGELLELIERDFGSFDRFLEEFKSAAATQFGSGWAWLAYKANRLNVDNAVNPFPSEKDKKLVVVKSPNAVNPLVWDYSPLLTIDVWEHAYFLDFENRRPNYISVFMDKLVSWEVVSKRLEIAKARATKREMEEERRKKEEEEENSEDEAVEVYVDGDESESE, encoded by the exons ATGGCTGCAGCAGCTGCTCCTACTAGTTGGTTGACGGGCCAAG GACTTGGTGGAAGGAGTCCAGGCTTCCAATTTCCATGGAGAAGTAAAGAG AAGTTGCAGAGAAAATATACGGGAAAGGCTGTTTATGGCCAAATTTCTGCTAAATTTGAGCTGAAGCCTCCACCTTATCCACCG AATGCTTTGGAGCCACATATGAGCAAGGACACCCTGGAGTATCACTGGGGAAAGCACCACAGAGCTTATGTAGAGAACCTGAACAAGCAGATTGTTGGAACTGAGCTAGATGGAATGTCATTGGAAGACGTTATCATTGTTTCATATAACAAGGGCGACATGCTTCCTCCTTTCAACAATGCTGCACAG GCATGGAACCACGAGTTCTTTTGGGAATCCATGAAACCAGGTGGTGGTGGAAAGCCATCTGGTGAACTTCTAGAACTGATTGAAAGGgattttggttcttttgatAGATTTCTCGAGGAATTCAAGTCGGCTGCAGCCACCCAGTTTGGTTCTGGTTGGGCTTGGCTGGCAT ACAAAGCCAATAGACTTAATGTGGATAATGCCGTGAATCCTTTTCCATCAGAGAAGGACAAGAAGCTTGTAGTGGTGAAGAGTCCCAATGCTGTCAATCCACTTGTCTGGGATTATTCA CCACTCCTTACTATTGATGTTTGGGAG CATGCTTATTTCCTTGATTTCGAG AATCGACGACCTAATTACATATCAGTTTTTATGGACAAGCTTGTGTCATGGGAAGTAGTAAGTAAAAGACTTGAAATTGCAAAGGCTCGAGCTACAAAGAGAGAAATGGAAGAAGAAAGGAGGAAaaaggaagaggaagaagaaaattctGAAGACGAAGCTGTTGAGGTGTATGTAGATGGTGATGAGTCAGAATCCGAGTGA